A window from Staphylococcus succinus encodes these proteins:
- a CDS encoding energy-coupling factor transporter transmembrane component T family protein — MFEMWKKHYSFIDDVNIITKLIIAVLLFFFVIFIHQFDYMIYLTLLTLVFLLLFNGLKLKITLVFVFFTVIFSLISALFMIFYGSGTHMIFQLGFIKITTESLYRGLHLAMRTSTVSFFGILIAFTSQIVMIFYSLMQHLKVKPKIAYAFMAAIRMVPLMFTSLVQLRRSLKMRYQMIDKSNYTGFKRIKHIVIPLLSQNIRKAHQLSVAMEKKGFKDGPRTYYYNTSFSYKDIILIVAVGAIILLTYVLAHFIPITGIEDVRLTSIY, encoded by the coding sequence ATGTTTGAAATGTGGAAAAAGCACTATTCTTTTATAGATGATGTTAATATCATCACGAAACTTATAATTGCAGTACTATTATTTTTCTTTGTTATTTTCATTCATCAATTTGATTATATGATTTATTTAACATTATTAACGCTCGTCTTTTTATTACTTTTTAATGGTTTGAAACTCAAAATAACCTTAGTTTTTGTGTTTTTTACTGTTATATTTAGTTTGATATCAGCATTATTCATGATTTTTTATGGTTCTGGGACACATATGATTTTCCAATTAGGCTTTATAAAGATAACTACAGAAAGTTTATATCGAGGCTTACATTTAGCTATGCGTACATCAACTGTATCTTTTTTTGGGATTTTAATTGCTTTTACTTCTCAAATCGTGATGATTTTTTACAGTCTCATGCAGCATTTGAAAGTTAAACCGAAGATAGCTTATGCTTTTATGGCGGCTATAAGAATGGTTCCATTGATGTTTACATCTTTAGTCCAACTTAGACGCTCATTAAAAATGCGCTATCAAATGATTGATAAATCAAACTACACAGGTTTTAAACGTATTAAACATATCGTTATTCCCTTACTAAGCCAAAATATTAGAAAAGCACATCAACTGTCAGTTGCTATGGAAAAAAAAGGATTCAAAGATGGACCTAGAACCTACTACTATAATACTTCTTTCTCATATAAAGATATTATACTCATAGTAGCTGTTGGTGCTATCATACTCCTCACTTATGTATTAGCACACTTCATCCCTATAACTGGTATTGAAGATGTACGTCTGACAAGTATTTATTAA
- the purD gene encoding phosphoribosylamine--glycine ligase, producing the protein MKVLVIGAGGREHVLAHKLKQSPLVTKIFAIPGNDAMTEVAQVHTHIAETDHEQIVTFAKQNDIEWVVIGPEQPLTEGLADKLQEEDIKVFGPNKAAAQIEGSKLFAKQLMEKYEIPTAEYKEITNKQHALAYIESCEYPVVLKKDGLAAGKGVIIATTYEEAVAGVEELYPEEQGVVVFEQFLEGEEFSLMTFVNGDYAVPFDCIAQDHKRAFDNDLGPNTGGMGAYCPVPHIDQTILQRTNDEIAQPIAKAMLAEGYSFFGVLYIGAIITAEGPKVIEFNARFGDPEAQVLLTRMESDLMQHILDLEAKQPIAFQWKSQSVVGVMLASKGYPANYEKGKAVSGFNLDGNYFVSGLKKEEDTYVTSGGRVILALGEGSDIASAKAKAYEAVEQIKSDALFYRKDISDKAIR; encoded by the coding sequence ATGAAGGTACTAGTAATTGGTGCAGGTGGTAGGGAACATGTATTAGCACATAAATTAAAGCAATCCCCGCTTGTTACAAAAATATTTGCAATTCCAGGTAATGATGCCATGACAGAAGTTGCACAAGTTCATACTCATATAGCAGAAACAGATCATGAGCAAATTGTGACCTTTGCAAAACAAAATGATATTGAATGGGTAGTTATTGGTCCTGAGCAACCATTAACAGAAGGTTTAGCAGATAAACTCCAAGAAGAAGATATTAAGGTGTTTGGACCTAATAAGGCTGCTGCTCAAATTGAGGGCTCTAAATTATTTGCTAAGCAATTAATGGAAAAGTATGAAATTCCAACTGCAGAATATAAAGAAATTACAAATAAACAACATGCATTGGCTTACATTGAATCATGTGAATATCCAGTTGTATTAAAAAAAGATGGGTTAGCAGCAGGCAAGGGTGTTATTATAGCGACAACTTATGAAGAAGCTGTTGCTGGTGTCGAAGAATTGTATCCTGAAGAGCAAGGTGTTGTAGTATTCGAACAATTTCTTGAAGGTGAAGAATTCTCATTGATGACCTTTGTCAATGGTGATTATGCAGTACCATTTGATTGCATCGCACAAGATCATAAACGCGCATTTGATAACGATTTAGGACCAAATACAGGTGGAATGGGTGCATATTGCCCAGTACCACATATAGATCAAACGATTCTACAACGTACTAATGATGAAATAGCACAACCTATAGCAAAAGCAATGCTTGCTGAAGGATACTCATTCTTTGGAGTATTATATATTGGTGCTATTATAACTGCTGAAGGACCGAAAGTGATTGAATTTAATGCACGTTTTGGTGATCCAGAAGCACAAGTACTGTTAACTCGAATGGAAAGCGATTTAATGCAACATATTCTTGATTTAGAAGCAAAACAGCCTATCGCATTCCAATGGAAATCGCAATCAGTAGTTGGTGTCATGTTAGCCTCAAAAGGGTATCCTGCTAACTACGAAAAAGGTAAGGCTGTTTCAGGTTTCAATCTTGATGGTAATTATTTCGTAAGTGGCTTGAAAAAAGAAGAAGATACTTACGTAACATCAGGTGGACGTGTCATTTTAGCACTAGGTGAAGGATCAGATATTGCTAGCGCTAAAGCTAAAGCTTATGAAGCAGTAGAGCAAATTAAAAGCGATGCCTTATTTTATCGTAAAGATATCAGCGATAAAGCGATTCGTTAA
- the purH gene encoding bifunctional phosphoribosylaminoimidazolecarboxamide formyltransferase/IMP cyclohydrolase, which produces MKKAILSVSNKSGIVAFAQSLNQLGYELFSTGGTMRALVEADVPVKSISELTQFEEIMDGRVKTLHPSVHGGILADRDKPEHLEQLKEQHIDLIDIVVVNLYPFKETVANPEVTQDDAIENIDIGGPTMLRAAAKNFKHVTTVVHPADYNEVIDKLENDTLDEEYRKSLMVKVFDHTNQYDAAIVEFFKDNKESLRYGENPQQSAHFVRTSNATHTLAGAKQLHGKQLSYNNIKDADAALSLVKQFEQPAAVAVKHMNPCGVGVANTIEEAYQYAFEADSQSIFGGIVALNRTVDTELAESLHEIFLEVVIAPKFTQAALDVLSKKKNIRLLEIDMTIDNSEQEVVSVSGGYLVQDKDNVVLKREDMNIVTEVEPTEAQWDAMLLGWKVVASVKSNAVILSNAKQTVGIGAGQMNRVGSAQIAIDRALEINEDVVMVSDGFFPMGDTVELAAKSGIKAIIQPGGSIKDQESIDMANKYGVAMVTTGVRHFKH; this is translated from the coding sequence ATGAAAAAAGCAATATTAAGTGTATCAAATAAAAGTGGAATTGTGGCTTTTGCCCAATCTTTAAATCAATTAGGGTATGAATTATTTTCAACAGGTGGAACAATGCGTGCTTTGGTGGAAGCGGACGTCCCAGTTAAATCAATTTCAGAATTAACTCAATTTGAAGAAATTATGGATGGTCGAGTTAAGACATTGCATCCATCAGTACATGGTGGTATTTTGGCTGATCGTGATAAGCCTGAACACTTAGAACAATTAAAAGAACAACATATTGATTTAATAGATATCGTTGTAGTTAATTTATATCCATTTAAAGAAACGGTTGCTAATCCAGAAGTAACACAAGATGACGCAATTGAGAACATTGATATTGGCGGTCCAACGATGCTTCGCGCTGCTGCTAAAAACTTTAAACATGTAACAACTGTAGTTCATCCTGCAGATTACAATGAAGTTATTGATAAGTTAGAAAATGATACTTTAGACGAAGAATATCGTAAATCACTTATGGTTAAAGTATTTGATCATACAAATCAATATGATGCAGCTATTGTAGAATTCTTCAAAGACAATAAAGAAAGTCTACGTTATGGTGAAAATCCACAGCAATCTGCACATTTTGTTCGTACTTCTAATGCTACACATACACTTGCTGGAGCTAAACAATTACACGGTAAACAATTAAGTTATAACAATATTAAGGATGCTGATGCAGCTTTATCACTTGTTAAACAATTTGAACAACCTGCTGCAGTAGCTGTAAAACATATGAATCCTTGTGGTGTTGGAGTTGCAAACACAATTGAAGAAGCATACCAATATGCATTTGAAGCAGATAGCCAATCTATTTTTGGTGGTATAGTTGCTTTGAATCGTACTGTAGACACTGAATTAGCAGAATCATTACATGAAATTTTCTTAGAAGTAGTTATTGCACCTAAATTTACACAGGCAGCCTTAGATGTATTAAGTAAAAAGAAAAATATTAGATTATTGGAAATTGATATGACAATTGATAACAGTGAACAAGAAGTTGTTTCTGTATCAGGTGGATATTTAGTTCAAGATAAAGATAATGTAGTATTAAAACGTGAAGATATGAATATAGTAACAGAAGTGGAACCAACTGAAGCGCAGTGGGATGCTATGTTACTTGGTTGGAAAGTGGTTGCATCTGTTAAAAGTAACGCAGTCATTTTAAGTAATGCGAAACAGACAGTTGGAATTGGTGCTGGTCAAATGAATCGTGTAGGTTCGGCGCAGATTGCAATTGACCGTGCATTAGAAATTAATGAAGATGTTGTAATGGTATCAGATGGGTTTTTCCCAATGGGTGATACAGTTGAATTAGCAGCTAAATCTGGCATTAAAGCGATTATTCAACCAGGTGGTTCAATTAAAGACCAAGAGTCTATTGATATGGCTAACAAATATGGTGTGGCTATGGTAACTACTGGCGTTCGTCATTTTAAACATTAA
- the purN gene encoding phosphoribosylglycinamide formyltransferase produces the protein MTKIAIFASGSGSNFESIMTQIEQGQLPHIEVTALYTDQVSAYCIERARKYNLDVHINELKNFDSKADYERKIIEWLTAEKVEWIVLAGYMKLIGENILRAYDKRILNIHPSLLPKYKGKDAVGQAFESGDTITGSTVHYVDSGMDTGEIIEQRTCNIYPDDTKEQLEERIKALEHTLYPEVISKIIQ, from the coding sequence GTGACCAAAATAGCTATTTTTGCGTCTGGTTCAGGTAGTAATTTTGAAAGTATAATGACACAAATAGAACAAGGTCAGTTACCTCATATTGAAGTGACTGCTTTATATACAGACCAAGTTAGTGCATATTGTATAGAACGTGCGAGAAAATATAATTTGGATGTGCATATCAACGAATTGAAAAATTTTGATTCAAAAGCAGACTATGAACGAAAAATCATAGAATGGTTAACAGCGGAAAAGGTGGAATGGATAGTCTTAGCAGGGTACATGAAGCTGATAGGTGAAAATATATTAAGAGCATATGATAAACGTATTCTTAATATTCATCCATCTTTATTGCCGAAATATAAAGGTAAAGATGCAGTTGGTCAAGCTTTTGAAAGCGGAGATACAATCACTGGTTCAACAGTACATTATGTAGATAGTGGGATGGACACAGGAGAGATTATCGAACAGCGTACATGTAACATATATCCAGATGATACTAAAGAACAACTTGAAGAAAGAATTAAAGCATTAGAACATACTTTATATCCAGAAGTCATTTCAAAAATCATTCAATAA
- the purM gene encoding phosphoribosylformylglycinamidine cyclo-ligase encodes MSKAYQQAGVDINAGYEAVERMSSHVKRTMRKEVLGGLGGFGATFDLSQLNMKAPLLVSGTDGVGTKLKLAIDHNKHDTIGVDAVAMCVNDILTTGAEPLYFLDYIATHKVVPEVIEQIVKGVSDGCEETNTALIGGETAEMGEMYHEGEYDLAGFAVGAVEKEAYIDGTSVKPGQIIIGLESSGVHSNGYSLVRNLIEKSGVNLDDTFDSNRTYLDTFLEPTRLYVKPVLAVKEAVQIHAMTHITGGGFYENIPRALPEGVTAKIDVTQFPTPKIFDWLQTQGEISTNEMYNVFNMGIGFTLVIDKENEQQALDILNEQQVKAYKIGEIAKGDDPIQLSGV; translated from the coding sequence ATGTCTAAAGCATACCAACAAGCAGGTGTCGATATTAATGCAGGTTACGAAGCGGTAGAACGTATGTCTAGTCACGTTAAACGAACAATGCGTAAAGAAGTTCTTGGTGGGCTAGGTGGTTTTGGGGCTACATTTGACCTATCACAATTAAATATGAAAGCACCATTACTTGTTTCTGGTACTGATGGTGTTGGTACAAAATTAAAATTAGCTATTGATCATAATAAACACGACACAATTGGTGTAGATGCAGTTGCAATGTGTGTAAATGACATTTTAACAACAGGTGCAGAGCCACTTTATTTCTTAGATTACATCGCAACTCATAAAGTTGTGCCTGAAGTCATTGAACAGATTGTTAAAGGTGTAAGTGATGGTTGTGAAGAAACAAATACTGCGCTTATTGGTGGAGAGACTGCTGAAATGGGTGAAATGTATCATGAAGGCGAATATGATTTAGCTGGATTTGCAGTTGGTGCTGTTGAAAAAGAAGCATATATAGATGGCACATCAGTTAAACCAGGTCAAATCATCATCGGACTTGAATCAAGTGGAGTACATTCCAATGGTTATAGTTTAGTTAGAAATTTAATTGAAAAATCTGGTGTTAACTTAGATGACACTTTTGATAGTAATCGCACATATTTAGACACATTCTTAGAACCTACACGTTTATACGTTAAACCTGTACTTGCTGTTAAAGAAGCGGTTCAAATACATGCTATGACACATATTACAGGTGGCGGATTCTATGAAAATATTCCTCGAGCATTACCTGAGGGTGTAACAGCAAAAATAGATGTAACACAGTTTCCTACTCCAAAAATATTTGATTGGTTACAAACACAGGGCGAAATTTCAACAAATGAAATGTACAACGTGTTTAACATGGGTATCGGATTTACTTTGGTCATTGATAAAGAAAACGAACAGCAAGCATTAGATATATTAAACGAGCAACAGGTTAAAGCTTATAAAATTGGTGAAATTGCTAAAGGTGATGACCCAATTCAATTATCGGGGGTATAA
- the purF gene encoding amidophosphoribosyltransferase, giving the protein MYDISGLNEECGVFGIWNHHEAAQLTYMGLHSLQHRGQEGAGIVCSNGEALVGERGLGLLTEAISDIQLESFKPYQHAIGHVRYATSGNKGIENIQPFLYHFYDMSVAVCHNGNLINAQSLRRSLEHQGSIFHSSSDTEVIMHLIRRSKAPTFEAALQESLRKIKGGFTFALLTKDALYGAVDPNAIRPLVVGKMKTGSYILASETCAIDVLGAEFVRDVHAGEYVVINDDGIRVESYTRHTTTAISAMEYIYFARPDSTIAGKNVHAVRKQSGKQLAQESPAETADMVIGVPNSSLSAASGYAEESGLPYEMGLVKNQYVARTFIQPTQELREQGVRVKLSAVKDIVHNKNIVLVDDSIVRGTTSRRIVQMLKDAGANEVHVRIASPEFMFPSFYGIDVSTTAELISANKSPEEIRDHIGADSLSYLSVDGLIDSIGLDEDVPYSGLCVESFTGDYPAGLYDYESDYIEHLSERQKEYLNNNKQYFDKEGNLNV; this is encoded by the coding sequence ATGTATGACATCAGTGGATTAAATGAAGAATGCGGTGTGTTCGGAATATGGAACCATCACGAAGCAGCACAGTTAACGTATATGGGTTTACACAGTTTACAACATCGTGGCCAAGAAGGTGCTGGTATCGTTTGTTCAAATGGTGAAGCACTTGTGGGTGAGCGTGGTTTAGGACTATTAACTGAAGCAATTTCAGATATTCAACTTGAATCATTTAAGCCCTATCAACATGCTATTGGACATGTGCGTTATGCTACGTCAGGTAATAAAGGTATAGAAAATATCCAACCATTTTTATACCATTTTTATGATATGAGTGTTGCAGTTTGTCACAACGGTAATCTTATCAATGCGCAAAGCTTGAGAAGATCATTAGAACACCAAGGATCCATCTTCCATTCTTCATCAGACACAGAAGTTATTATGCACTTAATTCGTAGAAGTAAAGCACCAACCTTTGAAGCTGCATTACAAGAAAGTTTAAGAAAGATTAAAGGTGGTTTCACATTTGCTTTATTAACGAAAGATGCACTGTATGGTGCAGTTGATCCAAATGCCATTAGACCATTAGTTGTAGGAAAAATGAAAACGGGTTCTTATATTCTCGCAAGTGAAACATGTGCGATTGATGTACTAGGTGCTGAATTTGTACGAGATGTCCATGCAGGCGAATATGTAGTAATCAATGATGATGGTATTAGAGTTGAATCTTATACGAGACATACAACTACTGCAATCTCAGCAATGGAATATATTTATTTTGCAAGGCCAGACTCTACGATTGCCGGTAAAAATGTACATGCTGTACGAAAACAGTCTGGTAAACAATTAGCACAAGAAAGTCCAGCAGAAACGGCAGATATGGTCATTGGTGTGCCTAATTCATCGCTCTCTGCAGCGTCTGGTTATGCTGAGGAAAGTGGCTTACCATATGAAATGGGGCTTGTTAAAAACCAGTATGTTGCAAGGACATTTATTCAACCTACACAAGAACTAAGAGAACAAGGTGTTAGAGTTAAATTATCCGCTGTGAAAGATATCGTTCATAATAAGAACATTGTACTTGTAGACGATTCTATAGTTAGAGGTACTACAAGTAGAAGAATTGTACAAATGTTAAAAGACGCTGGAGCTAATGAAGTTCATGTTCGTATTGCTTCACCAGAATTTATGTTCCCTAGTTTCTATGGTATTGATGTATCTACGACAGCTGAATTAATATCTGCTAATAAATCACCTGAAGAAATTAGAGACCATATTGGCGCTGATTCATTATCCTATTTATCAGTCGATGGACTTATTGATTCCATTGGTCTTGATGAAGACGTACCATATAGTGGTTTGTGTGTTGAAAGTTTTACAGGGGATTATCCTGCTGGCTTATATGATTATGAATCAGATTATATTGAGCATTTAAGCGAAAGACAAAAAGAATACTTAAATAATAATAAACAATACTTTGATAAAGAGGGTAATTTAAATGTCTAA
- the purL gene encoding phosphoribosylformylglycinamidine synthase subunit PurL, with protein MSKFIEPSAEEIKLEQLYKDMGLSDKEYDKVCEILGREPNFTEIGIFSVMWSEHCSYKHSKPFLTQFPTSGEHVLMGPGEGAGVVDIGDNQAVVFKVESHNHPSAVEPYQGAATGVGGIIRDIVSIGARPINLLNSLRFGELTEKQNRRLLRGVVAGIGGYGNCIGIPTTAGEIEFDDRYEGNPLVNAMCVGIIDHDMVQKGTAKGVGNSVIYVGLKTGRDGIHGATFASEELSEDSESKRPSVQIGDPFVGKKLMEATLEAITFDHLVGIQDMGAAGLTSSSSEMAAKGGSGLHLQLEKVPTREQGISPYEMMLSETQERMLLVVEKGEEDKFLELFEKHELDTAVIGEVTDTDRFVLTYEGEVFADIPVQPLSDEAPVYVLEGEAPEYNNNKNDYSNIDVDNVFETLLQHPTIASKRYLYEQYDQQVGANTIVKPGLQSSVVRVEGTNKAIASTIDGEARYVFNNPYEGGKMVVAEAYRNLISVGATPLAMTDCLNYGSPEKKEIYQQLADSTKGMSEACEILNTPVVSGNVSLYNETRETSIFPTPVVGMVGLIDDIQFLNDFNLKVNDTLYIVGETKDDFGGSQIEKLLYNEVNHEFETIDLSDEVRKGEAIKNVIREGLASHVQTVGKGGLLITLARMSAHYGLGMDVKVNVSNEQLFSETQGRYIVAVKEGQSLSLDDAVEIGKITEDGQFSVSNNNVQVKREVTNLNELWEGAIPKCMTSVD; from the coding sequence ATGTCTAAGTTTATTGAACCAAGTGCAGAAGAAATCAAATTAGAACAATTATATAAAGATATGGGATTAAGCGACAAAGAGTACGACAAAGTTTGTGAAATTTTAGGGCGTGAACCTAATTTTACTGAGATAGGTATTTTTTCTGTAATGTGGAGTGAACATTGTTCTTATAAACACTCTAAACCATTTTTAACACAATTTCCTACTTCGGGTGAACACGTATTAATGGGACCTGGTGAAGGTGCCGGTGTTGTTGATATTGGTGATAACCAAGCTGTTGTGTTCAAAGTAGAATCACATAATCACCCATCAGCCGTTGAACCGTATCAAGGTGCTGCTACAGGTGTAGGTGGCATTATTAGAGATATTGTTTCTATAGGTGCAAGACCAATTAATTTATTAAATAGTTTACGTTTTGGTGAATTAACTGAAAAACAAAACCGTCGTTTATTACGTGGCGTTGTTGCAGGTATTGGTGGATACGGTAACTGTATTGGTATTCCTACAACTGCAGGTGAAATCGAGTTTGATGATAGATATGAAGGAAACCCTCTAGTCAATGCAATGTGTGTAGGTATTATTGATCATGATATGGTTCAAAAAGGTACTGCTAAAGGTGTTGGAAACTCAGTAATTTATGTAGGGTTGAAAACTGGTCGTGATGGTATTCACGGTGCAACATTTGCCTCAGAAGAATTGAGTGAAGATAGTGAAAGTAAACGTCCGTCAGTACAAATTGGAGATCCATTTGTAGGTAAGAAATTGATGGAAGCAACGCTTGAAGCAATCACGTTTGATCACCTAGTTGGAATTCAAGATATGGGTGCTGCAGGGTTAACTTCATCATCTTCAGAAATGGCAGCTAAAGGTGGCAGTGGTTTACATCTTCAATTAGAAAAAGTCCCAACAAGAGAACAAGGGATTTCACCTTATGAAATGATGCTATCTGAAACACAAGAGCGTATGTTACTAGTAGTTGAAAAAGGTGAAGAAGATAAATTCTTAGAATTATTCGAAAAACACGAATTAGATACAGCTGTTATTGGGGAAGTTACAGATACGGATAGATTTGTCCTCACTTACGAAGGTGAAGTATTTGCAGATATTCCAGTCCAACCGTTATCTGATGAGGCGCCTGTATATGTATTAGAAGGTGAAGCCCCAGAATATAATAACAATAAAAATGACTATAGTAATATAGATGTGGATAATGTATTTGAAACATTATTACAACATCCTACCATTGCATCAAAACGCTATTTATATGAGCAATATGATCAGCAAGTTGGCGCTAATACCATTGTAAAACCAGGTTTACAATCTTCAGTTGTGCGTGTAGAAGGTACAAATAAAGCTATAGCATCAACAATTGATGGTGAAGCTCGTTATGTGTTCAACAATCCTTATGAAGGTGGAAAAATGGTAGTTGCTGAAGCATACCGTAATTTGATTTCTGTCGGTGCAACACCATTAGCTATGACAGACTGCTTAAACTACGGATCACCTGAGAAAAAAGAAATTTATCAACAATTAGCCGATTCAACTAAAGGCATGTCAGAAGCTTGTGAAATCTTAAATACACCAGTTGTTTCAGGGAATGTTTCACTTTATAACGAAACACGTGAAACTTCAATCTTCCCAACACCAGTAGTTGGTATGGTTGGTTTAATAGATGACATTCAATTTTTAAATGATTTTAATCTTAAAGTCAACGATACATTATATATTGTTGGTGAAACGAAAGATGATTTTGGTGGTAGCCAAATTGAGAAACTACTTTATAACGAAGTAAACCATGAGTTTGAAACAATTGATTTGTCTGACGAAGTACGTAAAGGTGAAGCAATCAAAAATGTCATCCGTGAAGGTCTCGCTTCTCATGTACAAACTGTTGGTAAAGGCGGATTGTTAATTACATTAGCACGTATGAGTGCACATTACGGATTAGGTATGGATGTAAAAGTAAATGTGAGTAATGAACAACTATTTAGTGAAACACAAGGCCGTTATATTGTAGCTGTCAAAGAAGGTCAATCATTATCATTAGATGATGCTGTCGAAATTGGGAAAATTACAGAAGATGGACAATTCTCTGTGTCTAATAATAATGTGCAAGTGAAACGTGAAGTTACAAATCTGAATGAATTATGGGAAGGAGCTATTCCTAAATGTATGACATCAGTGGATTAA
- the purQ gene encoding phosphoribosylformylglycinamidine synthase I, with amino-acid sequence MKFAVLKFPGSNCDRDMYNAAIKSGVQAEYVDYRNTSLEGFDGVLIPGGFSFGDYLRSGAMASVAPIINEVKRLADEGKPVLGVCNGFQILTEIGLLPGALLHNDSHLFVSRNETLKVVNNTTPYTNLYADNEEVIYPVAHGEGHYYCTPEIYKDLEANNQIILKYIDNPNGSYSDIAGIVNEKGNVCGMMPHPERAIESILGTDSGVKLFEAMVNSWREQNV; translated from the coding sequence ATGAAATTTGCAGTGCTGAAATTTCCAGGATCAAACTGTGATCGTGATATGTATAATGCGGCAATAAAATCTGGTGTACAAGCTGAATATGTCGATTATCGAAATACGTCATTAGAAGGTTTTGATGGTGTATTAATACCAGGAGGCTTCTCGTTTGGAGATTATTTAAGATCAGGTGCTATGGCAAGTGTCGCTCCTATTATTAATGAAGTCAAACGTTTGGCAGATGAAGGCAAACCAGTGTTAGGCGTATGTAATGGATTCCAAATATTAACAGAAATCGGACTTTTACCTGGAGCATTATTACACAATGATTCACATTTGTTTGTAAGTAGAAATGAAACATTAAAAGTAGTAAATAATACAACGCCATATACAAATTTATATGCTGATAACGAAGAAGTTATATATCCAGTTGCACATGGTGAAGGTCATTATTATTGTACTCCAGAGATATATAAAGATTTAGAAGCAAATAACCAAATTATATTAAAATATATTGACAATCCTAATGGTTCTTATAGTGATATTGCCGGTATTGTTAATGAAAAAGGCAACGTATGCGGCATGATGCCGCATCCAGAGCGTGCGATTGAATCTATACTGGGGACTGATAGTGGTGTGAAGTTATTTGAAGCAATGGTAAATAGTTGGAGGGAACAAAATGTCTAA
- the purS gene encoding phosphoribosylformylglycinamidine synthase subunit PurS, producing the protein MKTIELHITLQTQVLDTQGQALNRAVHDLGYTQVNDIRVGKVLYMTIDEATDEAVHNVITTLSEKLFANTVIEEYSYKVLEEGEKA; encoded by the coding sequence ATGAAAACAATCGAATTACACATCACATTACAAACGCAAGTATTAGATACACAAGGTCAAGCTTTAAATCGCGCAGTACATGATTTAGGTTACACGCAAGTGAATGATATCCGTGTAGGTAAAGTTTTATATATGACTATAGATGAAGCGACTGACGAAGCTGTACACAATGTGATTACAACACTAAGTGAAAAACTATTTGCTAATACAGTAATTGAAGAATATAGTTATAAAGTTTTGGAAGAAGGAGAGAAAGCCTAA
- the purC gene encoding phosphoribosylaminoimidazolesuccinocarboxamide synthase: MSLLYEGKAKRIFSTGETDVLRVEYKDEVTAGNGAKKDFIEGKGRLNNQITSRIFNFIKSQGVDSHFIEQTSETEQLVKSVDIIPLEVVVRNIAAGSITKRLGFEKGHEFEAPLVEFFYKNDDLNDPLITDDHIKLLHLANDEDIATLKESAKEINTILVELMDKMELRLVDFKIEFGRTTDGQIILADEISPDTCRIWDKHSDTNFDKDVYREDTGSIIETYQTFLNKLEAL; the protein is encoded by the coding sequence ATGTCCTTGTTATATGAAGGAAAAGCTAAAAGAATTTTCTCAACTGGAGAAACTGATGTATTACGTGTCGAATATAAAGATGAAGTAACAGCTGGTAATGGTGCAAAGAAAGATTTTATTGAAGGTAAAGGTCGTTTAAATAACCAAATTACATCAAGAATTTTTAATTTCATCAAATCTCAAGGCGTTGATAGCCATTTCATTGAACAAACATCGGAAACAGAACAGTTGGTGAAGTCAGTAGACATTATTCCTTTAGAAGTTGTGGTACGTAACATAGCAGCAGGCTCTATTACTAAAAGATTAGGTTTTGAAAAAGGACATGAATTTGAAGCACCACTTGTTGAATTTTTCTATAAAAATGATGACTTAAATGACCCTTTAATTACGGATGATCACATTAAGCTCTTGCACTTAGCTAATGATGAAGATATTGCCACTTTAAAAGAATCCGCAAAAGAAATAAATACTATATTAGTTGAATTAATGGACAAAATGGAACTTAGATTAGTAGATTTTAAAATTGAATTTGGCCGTACAACAGATGGTCAAATTATATTAGCTGATGAAATATCACCTGATACGTGTCGCATATGGGATAAACACAGTGATACAAACTTTGACAAAGACGTGTATCGCGAAGACACAGGATCGATTATTGAAACTTATCAAACTTTCTTAAATAAACTGGAGGCACTATAA